From the genome of Streptococcus lutetiensis, one region includes:
- the pstC gene encoding phosphate ABC transporter permease subunit PstC → MNHTKEKMMQAVFFLTACISVLSVLLICIFLFSSGIPAIHQIGLGNFLFGTVWRPANNLFGIFPMIVGSLYVTAGALIIGVPVGVLTAVFMSSFCPEAIYRPLKAAINLMAGIPSVVYGFFGLVVLVPFVRDNIGGFGMGVLTASILLGLMILPTIISVSEAAIRAVPRSYYEGGLALGASHERSIFFAVLPAAKRGILASVILGIGRAIGETMAVIMVAGNQAVLPDSLTSGVRTMTTNIVMEMGYSSGLHREALIGTAVVLFIFVLIINISFSLLHKEE, encoded by the coding sequence ATGAATCATACAAAAGAAAAAATGATGCAAGCGGTATTTTTTCTTACCGCATGCATTTCTGTTCTATCCGTGCTACTAATCTGCATCTTTTTGTTTTCGAGTGGGATTCCTGCTATTCATCAAATTGGTTTAGGTAACTTTCTTTTCGGAACTGTATGGAGACCGGCTAACAACCTTTTTGGTATTTTTCCAATGATTGTCGGTTCACTTTATGTGACAGCAGGGGCGCTTATTATTGGGGTACCTGTTGGAGTTTTGACAGCGGTTTTTATGTCTTCTTTTTGTCCAGAAGCCATCTATAGACCGCTCAAGGCGGCTATTAACCTCATGGCAGGGATACCATCGGTTGTTTATGGTTTCTTTGGTTTGGTTGTTTTAGTTCCCTTTGTTCGTGATAACATCGGTGGCTTTGGAATGGGGGTACTTACCGCTTCAATTTTGCTTGGTTTGATGATTTTACCAACTATTATCAGTGTCTCTGAGGCTGCTATTCGTGCTGTTCCTAGATCCTATTATGAAGGTGGTTTAGCTCTGGGGGCTTCCCATGAGCGTAGCATCTTTTTTGCAGTACTGCCAGCAGCTAAGCGGGGAATTTTGGCATCTGTCATTTTAGGGATTGGACGCGCAATCGGGGAAACTATGGCAGTTATCATGGTTGCAGGTAACCAAGCTGTCTTGCCAGATTCCTTGACATCAGGGGTCAGAACTATGACAACCAATATTGTTATGGAGATGGGGTACTCTAGCGGTCTTCACAGAGAGGCTCTTATAGGGACAGCTGTTGTTCTTTTTATATTTGTCCTAATCATTAACATCAGCTTTTCGTTGTTACATAAAGAGGAGTAG
- the pstB gene encoding phosphate ABC transporter ATP-binding protein PstB: MNKIEIKNLDLYYGDFKALKNINLEIASNEITAFIGPSGCGKSTLLKSLNRMNDLVKNCRITGEVTLDKENVYRDLDINVLRKKVGMVFQKPNPFPMSIYDNIAFGPRTHGIHNKVQLDEIVERSLKQAAIWDEVKDRLNKSALGMSGGQQQRLCIARALAIEPEVLLMDEPTSALDPISTAKIEDLVIELKKKYTIVMVTHNMQQAVRISDKTAFFLLGEIVEYNKTSQLFSMPQDERTENYITGRFG; the protein is encoded by the coding sequence ATGAATAAAATAGAAATTAAAAATTTGGATCTCTACTACGGAGACTTCAAAGCTTTAAAAAACATTAATCTGGAAATTGCCAGCAATGAAATTACAGCTTTCATTGGTCCATCAGGATGTGGAAAATCGACCTTGCTAAAAAGTCTTAACCGAATGAATGACTTGGTGAAAAATTGCCGCATTACCGGAGAGGTCACATTAGATAAAGAAAATGTTTACCGTGATTTAGACATCAATGTCCTTCGTAAAAAAGTAGGTATGGTTTTCCAAAAACCCAATCCATTTCCGATGAGCATCTATGACAACATTGCCTTCGGGCCTAGAACTCACGGTATTCACAATAAAGTTCAATTGGATGAAATTGTGGAGCGTTCCTTAAAACAAGCCGCTATCTGGGACGAAGTCAAAGATCGCCTCAATAAATCTGCTCTTGGTATGTCTGGTGGTCAACAGCAACGGCTTTGCATTGCTAGAGCTTTGGCCATTGAACCTGAAGTTCTCCTCATGGATGAACCAACAAGTGCCTTAGATCCGATTTCAACAGCAAAAATTGAAGATTTGGTTATTGAACTCAAGAAAAAATATACTATCGTCATGGTGACCCACAACATGCAACAAGCTGTGCGGATTTCCGACAAGACGGCCTTCTTCTTATTGGGCGAAATTGTTGAGTACAATAAAACAAGCCAACTATTTTCAATGCCACAAGACGAACGCACAGAAAATTATATAACAGGGAGATTCGGATGA
- the phoU gene encoding phosphate signaling complex protein PhoU, whose product MIRSAFENQLHALNTNLILMGSLCEEIISKSLMLISENDQHLVNDVGKTYQKIEQMERDIESQCLKLLLRQQPVAKDLRRISAALKMVYDMKRIGAQSAEIVDIIGDGHVHEGAEFRHLKQMVKHVVHMVTDSVDAFVHDDETLALKVIQKDVTVDKEFDTIKASLIAHIAELGNDGEYTIDVLMIAKYLERIGDHTVNVAKWVIFSITGELNGEET is encoded by the coding sequence ATGATACGCTCAGCCTTTGAAAATCAACTGCATGCACTCAATACCAATTTAATTTTGATGGGGTCGTTATGTGAGGAAATTATTTCAAAATCCTTAATGCTCATCAGTGAAAATGATCAGCATCTGGTTAATGATGTTGGCAAAACTTATCAAAAAATTGAGCAGATGGAAAGAGATATTGAATCACAATGTCTTAAGTTACTGCTTCGTCAACAGCCGGTTGCCAAGGATTTGCGACGTATTTCAGCTGCTTTGAAAATGGTTTATGATATGAAGCGTATTGGTGCTCAATCTGCTGAAATTGTTGATATTATTGGTGATGGTCATGTTCATGAAGGAGCTGAGTTTCGTCATCTCAAGCAAATGGTCAAACACGTTGTCCATATGGTAACAGATAGTGTGGATGCCTTTGTCCATGATGATGAGACTTTAGCTTTAAAAGTTATCCAAAAAGATGTCACAGTGGATAAAGAATTTGATACAATAAAGGCAAGTTTAATTGCCCATATTGCTGAACTTGGAAATGATGGTGAATATACTATTGATGTTTTGATGATTGCCAAATATTTGGAAAGAATTGGTGACCATACCGTCAATGTCGCTAAGTGGGTAATTTTTTCAATCACTGGTGAACTGAATGGAGAAGAAACATGA
- a CDS encoding sensor histidine kinase, with the protein MIKKIFRSTFFATLGVLLVTLFMVVGLLYGYFTQVQKEQLQTETALAAQGVSLEGQDYFNELKMSNVRITWVDNQGKVLYDNESDAQIMDNHANREEIKEALKDGYGESVRYSKTLTTQSLYSAQRLDNGTVIRLSVTRHSILVLLFRMFQPLVLILILAFLLSLWLSHSIAKSIVLPLNRLDLDHPLENDAYEEISPLLRRIARHQKEVTEREVVIEQRQSEFDTIISKIKEGMILLDNNCRIISINQAAQDILQTDQTCLGKDMLQILRNLSLNNWLEKGLQGRKQEGVLQLDDAHYKVMVRPIHSEDKVTGLAILFFDVTEQLQAEQLRREFTANVSHELKTPLHLISGYSEMLASDVVAQKDVPQFAEKIHSESQRMIQLVEDIIKLSHLDESEELAMEPVNLYQISEEVLDSLSAKANERHINLHLLGEPAYITGNHALIHSLIYNLCDNAIIYNRDKGDVTVDITSNEDDIVLTVQDTGVGIAKDEQERIFERFYRVDKSRSKKLGGTGLGLSIVKHAVNQHHADIKVESQLGLGTKMTVTFYK; encoded by the coding sequence ATGATTAAGAAAATCTTTCGTTCAACTTTTTTTGCCACGCTAGGTGTTCTTCTTGTAACTCTATTTATGGTTGTTGGCTTGCTTTATGGCTACTTTACTCAAGTACAAAAGGAACAGTTGCAGACAGAGACAGCCTTAGCTGCTCAAGGGGTTTCTCTGGAAGGCCAAGATTATTTTAATGAGCTCAAGATGTCAAATGTCAGAATCACTTGGGTTGACAATCAAGGAAAAGTTCTCTATGATAATGAGTCTGATGCACAGATCATGGACAATCATGCTAATAGAGAAGAAATCAAAGAAGCTTTGAAAGATGGTTACGGTGAGAGTGTTAGATACTCGAAAACCTTAACCACTCAGTCACTTTATTCTGCTCAGCGCTTGGATAATGGAACCGTTATTCGCTTATCTGTTACTAGACACAGTATTTTAGTGCTTTTATTTCGTATGTTCCAGCCTTTGGTTCTTATTCTTATATTGGCCTTCTTACTCTCTCTGTGGCTTTCACACTCTATTGCTAAGAGTATTGTGTTACCATTGAATCGACTGGATCTTGACCATCCGCTTGAAAATGATGCCTATGAAGAAATTTCACCCCTTCTAAGACGGATTGCCAGACATCAAAAGGAAGTCACTGAGCGGGAAGTTGTGATAGAACAACGTCAATCAGAATTTGATACCATTATTTCTAAAATTAAAGAAGGTATGATTTTGTTAGACAATAACTGTCGTATCATCAGTATCAACCAAGCAGCACAGGATATTTTGCAGACTGATCAAACTTGTTTGGGTAAAGATATGTTGCAAATTCTCCGTAACCTGTCACTAAATAATTGGCTAGAAAAAGGTCTTCAGGGTCGCAAACAAGAAGGGGTTTTGCAATTAGATGACGCGCATTACAAAGTTATGGTACGTCCTATTCACTCTGAGGATAAGGTGACTGGTTTAGCAATTCTTTTCTTTGATGTTACAGAGCAACTTCAGGCAGAGCAGCTGCGCCGCGAATTTACGGCAAACGTTTCTCATGAACTGAAAACGCCGTTACATTTGATTTCTGGATATTCTGAAATGCTGGCTAGTGATGTTGTTGCGCAAAAAGATGTTCCACAATTCGCTGAGAAAATCCACAGTGAGTCTCAACGTATGATCCAATTGGTAGAAGATATTATTAAACTGTCACATCTTGATGAGTCAGAAGAGTTAGCTATGGAACCCGTCAATCTCTATCAGATATCAGAGGAAGTTTTAGATAGTTTATCTGCTAAGGCAAATGAGCGTCATATCAACTTGCATTTATTAGGGGAACCAGCTTATATTACTGGTAACCATGCCCTTATTCATTCTTTGATTTATAATCTTTGTGATAATGCTATCATCTATAACCGTGATAAGGGGGATGTGACTGTCGATATCACTTCGAATGAGGACGATATTGTTCTGACAGTACAGGATACTGGAGTTGGTATCGCCAAAGATGAGCAGGAACGCATTTTTGAGCGTTTCTATCGAGTTGATAAGAGTCGCTCGAAGAAGTTGGGTGGCACTGGTTTGGGGCTCTCCATTGTTAAGCACGCAGTCAATCAACATCATGCTGATATTAAGGTGGAAAGTCAGCTAGGATTAGGAACTAAAATGACTGTGACCTTTTATAAGTAA
- the pstA gene encoding phosphate ABC transporter permease PstA, translating to MENINHHSFKQDWQSRRRDLVSLMLYLLVYGAALITFVGIAFTVGYILVKGLPNLNMSLFAWTYNSENVSLLPALINTVFMTILALSVAVPIGIGASIYLVEYARRDNPFVSVIRIATETLSGIPSIIYGLFGALFFVKFAHMGLSLLSGAVTLSIMILPLIMRTTEEALLSVPDSYREGAFALGAGKLRTIFKIVLPSAMPGIFSGIILAIGRIVGESAALIFTAGTVAEVAKSIFSSSRTLAVHMYAISGEGLYVNQTYATAVVLLVLVIIINLVSGLIARRLGSKTSDE from the coding sequence ATGGAAAATATCAATCACCATAGCTTCAAGCAAGATTGGCAGTCACGCCGACGGGACCTGGTATCATTAATGTTGTATTTGTTAGTTTATGGTGCTGCCTTGATAACATTTGTCGGAATTGCTTTCACGGTCGGATATATTCTGGTCAAAGGCTTGCCCAATTTAAACATGAGTTTGTTTGCTTGGACTTACAATAGTGAGAATGTATCGTTGTTACCGGCCTTAATCAATACAGTTTTTATGACCATTTTGGCATTAAGTGTTGCCGTACCTATTGGTATAGGGGCCTCTATTTACTTGGTAGAATATGCGCGTCGTGATAACCCTTTTGTTAGTGTTATCCGGATTGCAACTGAAACGCTCTCTGGGATTCCCTCCATTATCTATGGACTGTTTGGCGCTCTTTTCTTTGTTAAGTTTGCTCACATGGGACTTTCCTTGCTGTCAGGAGCTGTTACACTTAGTATCATGATTTTGCCACTGATTATGCGAACAACAGAAGAAGCTTTGCTTTCAGTACCAGACTCCTATCGTGAAGGGGCTTTTGCACTTGGGGCGGGTAAACTTAGGACAATTTTTAAAATTGTCCTTCCTAGCGCCATGCCAGGAATTTTTTCAGGAATTATTTTAGCGATTGGGCGAATTGTGGGAGAATCAGCCGCCTTGATTTTTACAGCAGGTACGGTTGCTGAAGTGGCGAAAAGTATTTTCAGTTCGTCACGGACTTTGGCTGTACATATGTATGCTATCTCAGGAGAGGGACTTTATGTCAATCAAACCTACGCTACAGCAGTGGTTCTCTTAGTATTAGTTATTATCATTAATCTAGTGTCAGGTTTGATTGCTAGACGATTAGGAAGTAAAACAAGCGATGAATAA
- the gla gene encoding aquaglyceroporin Gla, whose amino-acid sequence MDFSWTVKYITEFIGTALLIILGNGAVANVELKGTKGNNSGWVIIALGYGFGVMIPALMFGNVSGNHINPAFTLALAVSGLFDWSHVPQYIIAQLLGAMFGQLLVVMTHKPYYLKTENPNAILGSFSTISAVDDGTKESHKAAWINGFLNEFLGSFVLFFGAMALTKNYFGAELVAKLTAVGYDASTAATQVAPFTTGSLAVAHLGLGFLVMTLVASLGGPTGPGLNPARDLGPRIVHALLPKSILGEYKGDSKWWYSWVPVVAPILAGVAAVALFKFLYL is encoded by the coding sequence ATGGACTTTTCATGGACTGTGAAATACATCACAGAATTTATCGGGACAGCTTTACTCATCATTCTTGGTAATGGTGCAGTTGCTAATGTGGAACTTAAGGGGACAAAAGGGAATAACTCTGGGTGGGTTATCATCGCACTTGGGTATGGTTTTGGTGTTATGATTCCTGCACTCATGTTTGGTAACGTTTCAGGTAACCACATTAATCCAGCCTTCACACTTGCACTTGCAGTTTCAGGTTTGTTTGACTGGTCACACGTTCCACAGTACATCATTGCTCAATTACTTGGTGCAATGTTTGGTCAATTGCTTGTCGTTATGACACACAAGCCATACTACCTTAAAACTGAAAATCCAAATGCTATCCTTGGTTCATTCTCAACTATCTCAGCTGTTGACGACGGTACAAAAGAAAGTCACAAAGCTGCTTGGATTAATGGTTTCTTGAATGAGTTCCTAGGTTCATTCGTACTTTTCTTCGGTGCTATGGCACTTACTAAAAACTACTTCGGTGCAGAATTAGTTGCAAAATTGACTGCTGTAGGTTATGATGCTTCTACAGCTGCAACTCAAGTTGCTCCTTTCACTACAGGTTCACTTGCTGTTGCTCACTTAGGACTTGGTTTCCTTGTAATGACACTTGTTGCATCACTTGGTGGTCCTACTGGTCCTGGTCTTAACCCTGCACGTGATCTTGGTCCACGTATCGTCCATGCGTTGCTTCCAAAATCAATTCTTGGTGAATATAAAGGCGATTCTAAATGGTGGTATTCATGGGTACCAGTTGTAGCTCCAATCCTTGCTGGTGTAGCTGCAGTTGCCTTGTTCAAATTCTTATACCTATAA
- a CDS encoding substrate-binding domain-containing protein: protein MKKCKLFSVLALAGLTALVGLSACSKSNGDSSSASGNISVVSREDGSGTRGAFVELFGVQKEQNGEKVDLTTDKAIVTNSTSVMLTTVAGDKSAIGYTSLGSLDDTVKVLKIDGTEASVTNIKAGSYKISRPFNIVTKDKISEAAQDFINFILSSDGQAVVEENGYIPLDDTKAYQSSVDSGKVVVSGSSSVTPVMEKLKEAYSKVNSKVEVEIQQSDSSTGITNAIEGTADIGMASRDLKDEETSKGVSSTVIAIDGIAVIVNKDNKVDGLTSEQVKTIFTGKTTSWDGLSD, encoded by the coding sequence ATGAAAAAATGTAAATTGTTTTCGGTACTGGCCCTAGCTGGCTTAACAGCTCTAGTGGGACTTTCAGCTTGTAGCAAATCAAACGGGGACTCTTCATCTGCATCTGGTAACATCAGCGTTGTTTCCCGTGAAGATGGGTCTGGGACACGCGGTGCTTTTGTTGAACTTTTCGGAGTTCAAAAAGAGCAAAATGGTGAAAAAGTTGATTTGACAACGGACAAAGCCATTGTTACTAACTCGACCTCTGTTATGCTAACGACAGTAGCTGGAGATAAGTCAGCTATCGGCTATACTTCGCTAGGTTCTTTGGATGATACCGTCAAGGTTCTGAAAATTGATGGTACTGAGGCAAGTGTTACCAATATTAAAGCCGGAAGCTACAAGATTTCTCGACCATTTAACATTGTGACTAAAGATAAGATAAGTGAGGCTGCTCAAGATTTCATCAACTTTATTTTAAGTTCTGATGGTCAAGCTGTCGTAGAAGAAAATGGTTACATTCCACTTGACGATACCAAAGCCTATCAATCTTCAGTTGATTCTGGCAAGGTTGTGGTTTCAGGATCAAGCTCTGTCACACCAGTTATGGAAAAATTAAAAGAAGCTTATAGCAAAGTCAATTCTAAGGTTGAAGTAGAGATTCAACAAAGCGACTCCTCAACAGGTATCACAAATGCAATCGAGGGAACAGCTGATATTGGAATGGCGTCACGTGATTTGAAAGATGAAGAAACATCTAAAGGAGTCAGCTCAACGGTTATTGCGATAGATGGTATTGCTGTTATTGTTAATAAAGATAACAAAGTTGATGGCTTAACAAGCGAACAAGTCAAGACTATTTTTACAGGTAAGACAACAAGCTGGGACGGTCTTTCAGACTAA
- a CDS encoding Xaa-Pro dipeptidyl-peptidase → MKYNQFSYIPRPADTCEQELQALGFELNKRQSDKETLEHFCRKIFFNYKDTDYPLHNLIADFETDLLTFFKSDRPLTADIFYTITLQLLGFTPHVDFTDTTDFLEKIDFPINYQKGHIIEALYQLLLSRQKNGMTLLDDLISKGLIPVDNDYHFFNGKSLATFNTNDLIREVVYVQAPLDTDNDCQLDLVKVNIIRPKTSHKVPTMMTASPYHEGTNIVANDKKLYKMEGNLAIKQAGKISVETRNFEPLETPELDLPVGDAEESFSFIDPYTLNDYFLARGFANIYVSGVGTAGSNGFMTSGDYAQVESFKAVIDWLNGRAIAFSSHRRDQKVLADWSNGLVCTTGKSYLGTMSTALATTGVEGLKVIIAESAISSWYDYYRENGLVCSPGGYPGEDLDVLTELTYSRNLLSGDYLRNNAHYQELLDKQSLELDRTSGDYNQFWHDRNYLPHADKVKATCVYTHGLQDWNVKPRHIFNIFNALPSSVEKHAFLHNGEHVYMHNWQSIDFRESMNALLSQKLLGQDNHFVLPTLIWQDNSQEQAWTSLAEFGSNNQSTLALGTDQKIIDNHYAKAEFERYSKNFRTFKSELFTGKANAICLDLPIEHDYHINGQITLHLTVKSSENKGILSAQVLDYGEKKRFKDVPSVLDLYAIDNGRNFSREALKELPFTKTRERVITKGVLNLQNRTDLLTIEDIPANEWMTIDFTLQPSIYKLKKGDTLRVLLYTTDFEHTIRDNSNYILTVDLDKSTLEIPIENNVRL, encoded by the coding sequence ATGAAATATAACCAATTCTCTTACATACCAAGGCCTGCCGATACTTGTGAACAAGAATTACAAGCTCTTGGATTTGAGCTTAACAAACGTCAATCTGATAAAGAGACACTGGAGCACTTCTGTCGTAAGATTTTCTTTAATTATAAAGACACGGATTACCCACTTCACAATCTTATTGCAGATTTTGAGACAGATTTACTGACATTTTTTAAATCTGATCGTCCTCTAACGGCAGATATTTTTTATACCATCACCCTTCAATTACTCGGATTCACACCACACGTTGATTTTACAGATACAACTGACTTTTTAGAGAAAATCGATTTTCCAATCAATTACCAAAAAGGTCACATCATCGAGGCACTTTACCAGCTTCTTCTTAGTCGTCAAAAAAATGGTATGACTTTGCTTGATGACTTGATTAGTAAAGGACTTATCCCAGTTGATAATGATTATCATTTTTTCAATGGTAAATCTTTAGCAACCTTTAATACAAATGATTTAATTCGTGAAGTTGTTTATGTACAAGCTCCGCTTGATACTGACAATGATTGTCAATTAGATTTGGTTAAAGTTAATATCATTCGTCCTAAAACTAGCCACAAAGTACCAACAATGATGACTGCTAGCCCTTATCACGAAGGGACAAATATCGTTGCTAACGATAAAAAACTTTACAAAATGGAAGGCAACTTAGCTATCAAGCAAGCAGGTAAAATCAGTGTGGAGACACGTAACTTCGAGCCACTTGAAACTCCTGAGCTAGACCTTCCAGTCGGTGATGCTGAAGAAAGTTTTAGCTTTATCGATCCTTATACCTTGAATGACTATTTCTTAGCTCGTGGATTTGCAAATATTTACGTTTCAGGAGTAGGGACTGCTGGTTCAAATGGTTTTATGACAAGTGGTGACTACGCTCAGGTAGAAAGTTTTAAAGCTGTTATCGATTGGTTAAATGGCAGAGCAATCGCCTTTTCTAGCCACCGTCGTGATCAAAAAGTGCTAGCTGATTGGTCAAATGGTTTAGTTTGTACCACTGGTAAATCTTATCTCGGAACTATGTCAACTGCCCTTGCCACAACCGGCGTTGAAGGACTAAAAGTCATCATTGCCGAATCAGCTATTTCATCTTGGTATGACTACTACCGTGAAAATGGTCTTGTCTGCAGCCCTGGTGGTTACCCTGGTGAAGACCTCGATGTCCTTACCGAATTGACTTACTCACGTAATTTGCTTTCTGGTGATTATCTCCGTAACAACGCACACTATCAAGAACTTTTAGATAAACAATCTTTAGAACTTGATCGTACTTCTGGTGATTATAATCAGTTCTGGCATGACCGCAACTATCTTCCTCATGCTGATAAAGTGAAAGCTACTTGTGTTTACACACATGGTCTTCAAGACTGGAACGTTAAACCGCGTCACATTTTTAACATTTTTAACGCATTGCCAAGCTCTGTTGAAAAGCATGCCTTCCTTCACAATGGAGAACATGTCTACATGCACAACTGGCAATCTATTGATTTTCGTGAAAGTATGAATGCTTTGCTCTCTCAAAAACTCTTAGGTCAAGATAATCATTTCGTTTTGCCAACACTTATCTGGCAAGATAATAGCCAAGAACAAGCTTGGACAAGCTTAGCTGAATTTGGCAGTAACAATCAATCAACTTTAGCCCTTGGTACAGACCAAAAAATCATTGACAATCATTACGCCAAAGCTGAATTTGAACGTTATAGCAAGAATTTCAGAACTTTTAAGAGTGAGTTATTTACTGGAAAAGCAAATGCCATTTGCCTCGATTTACCAATTGAACACGATTACCATATCAATGGGCAAATCACTCTACACCTAACCGTCAAATCTAGTGAAAATAAAGGAATTCTGTCTGCCCAAGTCTTAGACTATGGCGAAAAGAAACGTTTTAAAGATGTTCCTTCTGTACTTGATTTATACGCTATTGATAATGGACGCAATTTCTCACGTGAAGCTCTCAAAGAATTGCCATTTACCAAAACCAGAGAACGTGTCATCACAAAAGGTGTTCTAAATCTTCAAAATCGTACAGATTTGTTAACAATTGAAGATATCCCTGCCAATGAATGGATGACCATTGATTTCACCCTTCAACCAAGCATCTACAAATTGAAAAAAGGCGACACTCTCCGCGTACTTCTCTACACAACAGACTTTGAGCACACTATCCGTGACAATAGCAATTACATTTTGACAGTTGATTTAGACAAATCAACTTTGGAAATTCCTATAGAGAATAACGTGAGGCTTTGA
- a CDS encoding CppA N-terminal domain-containing protein, whose translation MTLFNGVTFRHPVLRINNRDHNIDFYQKLGFKLVNEENAIAVFSTKQRNAHFVIEESPAPDTCAVEGDKKINRIVVKIPKAAEIEGILGNGIDVERLFKGKRGYAFETVSPEGDLFLLHSEDNIHELREIENKTFPENDDLKEVSEFHFESLTLNVADKAGTQAFYQTVFGGKLPLDLQFEQGNGANLTVDPQKTWDLEILEFKVPKNYNLKALADYLEAKGQSIYLDKKESVLVLSDPSQVEIWFIK comes from the coding sequence ATGACTTTATTTAACGGAGTCACGTTTAGGCATCCCGTTTTACGTATCAACAATCGTGATCATAACATCGATTTTTATCAAAAATTAGGCTTTAAGTTAGTGAATGAAGAAAATGCTATTGCTGTATTTTCAACAAAACAACGAAATGCTCATTTTGTCATTGAAGAATCACCAGCACCAGATACTTGTGCTGTTGAAGGTGACAAAAAGATTAATAGAATTGTCGTTAAAATTCCTAAAGCAGCTGAAATTGAAGGTATTTTAGGTAACGGCATCGATGTGGAACGACTTTTCAAAGGTAAACGTGGTTATGCTTTTGAAACAGTATCTCCAGAAGGTGACCTTTTCCTCTTGCATTCAGAAGATAACATCCATGAATTAAGAGAAATTGAGAACAAAACATTTCCTGAAAATGATGATTTAAAAGAAGTTTCTGAGTTCCATTTTGAAAGTTTGACACTAAATGTTGCTGACAAAGCTGGCACACAAGCCTTTTATCAAACCGTATTCGGAGGTAAATTGCCGTTAGATCTTCAGTTTGAACAAGGAAATGGAGCAAATTTAACTGTTGATCCTCAAAAAACATGGGATTTAGAAATCCTAGAATTTAAGGTTCCTAAGAACTACAATCTTAAAGCTTTGGCTGATTATTTAGAGGCTAAAGGACAATCTATCTATTTAGATAAAAAAGAAAGTGTTTTGGTTCTTTCAGATCCTAGTCAAGTTGAAATTTGGTTTATCAAATGA
- a CDS encoding winged helix-turn-helix domain-containing protein — protein MIYCVEDDDDIRELMLYTLRTAGFEAQGFPDSVLFWKAMEEEQPKLILLDIMLPVDDGLTILKSLRSNGMTKDIPVIMTTAKGTEFDKVKGLDLGADDYLVKPFGMMEMISRIKAVLRRTSNQEQETHLTIKNLSLDAKNYTVRNNGQKIELTLKEFDLLSLLMLNPGRVFTRQELLDKVWGEHFIGETRTVDVHIGTLRMKLGDASHLIKTVRGVGYRLEVTDD, from the coding sequence ATGATTTACTGCGTTGAAGATGATGATGATATTCGAGAACTGATGCTTTATACTTTACGAACAGCAGGGTTTGAGGCTCAGGGGTTTCCTGACTCCGTTCTATTTTGGAAAGCCATGGAAGAAGAGCAACCTAAGCTTATACTGTTAGATATCATGTTGCCTGTAGATGATGGATTGACCATTTTAAAATCCCTACGATCAAATGGTATGACAAAAGATATTCCAGTAATCATGACAACTGCTAAAGGAACAGAATTTGATAAAGTCAAAGGATTAGATTTGGGTGCCGATGATTATTTGGTTAAGCCGTTTGGTATGATGGAAATGATTTCTCGCATCAAAGCAGTTCTCAGACGTACATCCAATCAGGAACAGGAAACTCATTTGACAATAAAAAACCTCTCTCTGGATGCAAAGAATTACACGGTTAGAAATAATGGACAAAAAATCGAATTAACTTTGAAAGAATTTGATCTGCTATCTTTATTGATGTTAAATCCTGGCCGTGTTTTTACGCGGCAAGAACTTTTGGATAAAGTTTGGGGAGAACACTTTATCGGAGAAACACGGACAGTTGATGTTCATATTGGAACCCTTCGTATGAAGCTTGGAGATGCTAGTCATCTGATTAAGACAGTTCGTGGTGTTGGTTATCGTTTGGAGGTAACAGATGATTAA
- a CDS encoding YbaB/EbfC family nucleoid-associated protein encodes MMNMQNMMRQAQKLQKQMEKKQSELASTTFTGKSAQDLVVVEFTGDKKLVNISFKDAIVDPDDVETLQDMTTQAINDALSQIDDATQKTLGAFAGKLPF; translated from the coding sequence ATGATGAATATGCAAAATATGATGCGTCAGGCTCAAAAACTCCAAAAACAAATGGAGAAAAAACAATCTGAACTTGCTAGTACAACTTTCACTGGAAAATCAGCTCAAGATTTAGTTGTTGTTGAGTTTACAGGTGATAAAAAATTGGTGAACATCTCATTCAAAGATGCTATCGTTGACCCAGATGATGTTGAAACACTTCAAGACATGACAACACAAGCAATCAACGATGCACTTTCTCAAATCGATGATGCCACACAAAAAACACTAGGCGCATTTGCAGGAAAATTACCATTTTAA